The Malus domestica chromosome 10, GDT2T_hap1 nucleotide sequence GACGGTGCCGTCAGTGTAAGCATGGGGGTTAATTGCCCGCGTTGTCCTCTGCCCACAAATGTTACAAGTAAAAGCCACAAGCATCCTCCGGCGAGGCGATTTTGTGAAGAGAGACCAGGGAAAAGTGGAGACATTCTCCGTGCTCGACTCTGTCTGAACCCCAGCAGGGGCAGGAGGGCCTTCCATTCCAGAACCTGTAGTCCACCCTCTTCCTGTTGCCGCACCCATCACCAGTCCCATTGCCGCATCCTAACATCATGTTTTCGGCAAATCAATTTTCATTCAACACAAAATAAACAATCAATGCTTATACATAACAAAACAATCATCACCTCAATCACTTAGACAAGTTAGTTAATTATTAAACGCATAATTTTATGACAAAACACATAGATTTCGCATGAATATTTTGGTTTCTGATCCTTCCCTGATTTCCTCCACCAATTTATCCAAACAAAataaatgtttcaaaaataagaGCTTGTGCAATTGGGAGATAGAGTACCTTGGAGAGTGGTGAGAGGGAGAGATGGCGATTGCTGAGAATCGGAAGGCGATTGATTTCTTTGGAATCCGATTTCGGATTGGACTCGTTCTCGTTTCCTGAAACCGAAAATCTCCACTCCGATTAGATAAAACAACAAATTCGCGTGTCTGGTAGCCGGAAAATCCAAGGAAACTCGGAATCTCAAACCACTCTcataaaatttctaaatttcaTTGATTAATTGGTAACCAAACGAAGTATAAGAGGGAAATGGAAGGAAGATTTTACCTTTGGAGGCGAGTGGGAGCTGAAAGGGTCGTGAAGGGAGGGACTTTCGGGGGGAGAAAACGGAGAAGGAAGAAGCGGACGACGTGATTGTAGGAGAAGCCGAGCTGATTAAGGCTTCCATGGGAATCTGCAGAAAGCAGCTGATTCCAGAACCTCAGACGAAGACGATGAAGATCGATGACGACTCGGTGAGTCGAGTCGGAGGGTTGATAAAAGTcgtcgttgaaaaaaaaaaatatcgcgGGAGTTACGTGGACGTGAGGATTTAGCATCATTAGCTCCTCCTGGGCTGGGCCTGATGGTCAGTTTGGGTCAGGTTCTATGTTAGGATTGGAGGCCCAACCGGCTCATTTTGCCTTATTTAGCACATATGATGTTTCAAATATTCGATCTTATGCGCCGAACTCATTTAAACAGTTGAGCTACAAGCGTCttactcattttttttttctttattgatACAAAAGATATTTGACAAGGGGATGTCAAACACATGACCTAGATCTAAAGGAAATGTCTTTCTTTGCTCTTTCTTTTTCCAAAGAACTTATTGATATAATTCATCCGCTAAAAATTTTAGAGCTCGTTTGATGCTTGGGATTGAAATAAATTGGACACCTCATAAAATTTAAGATATTGTTgaggtacaagtgaatgatttttcattatgCGGGGGTTAAAACAGGATAGATATGAATAGAACATATGTCTTCTAATCTTACCATTGTGAAGAGAATTGGAATCGATAAGTTTCCTTAATGAATAATCCATTTTCCACCTTCacaattttttcatttcttcctaCAACGCAAATTATTCATCCCAATGGAATCCTGGACTCCATACTAGACCTTAGTGTTGTTCACTCAAgttggaaaaagaaaatgatatcCACTCTTAAACTCTTTAAAGTGAGACACAAAAAGCGAGCTTAAGAACGCTAGATTAATacagaaaataaatacataatctcCAAATTCATGCGTAAATCGAAAATATTAGAAAAACCACAAATGAATAAGAAAACATGAAATATAAGATAACCTTCAAGAAAACTTGTAGCGTGGTTATCATGAACATGACATTCAAACGATTCTCCCTACATGGTCATCGTCATCATTGTCGTCGttgtcgtcatcatcatcatcatcatcataaaaaATATCATCTTCGGAAATATATTCATCATCATCCTGACTAGCATACCACAGTATTCAACTTTATAGAACATCCTGCAAAGTCCAAGAACCACCTGAATCACTAAGCTATATCGGGGGATTAGAAAGATATATGAACTCAGAATTGTATGGGACAAGAAGTTGGCTCTGTTCTGAGAAGGCCAATCCTCTAATTCCCACTTGTACGTCACCAATCAAGTGGATGATCCATCCCATTTGTACTTGCATGTATCAAAAAGTTGAGTATATTCATCAGCACTTGGCACTGCAAAGAAATTTGAAACAAAAGCACCAATAACATCACCACCATGCATTAAGAACAGGATGGGCTTACCATATAAGTTTGCTCATTGGCATCTGGAAAGACTCAACGAGCCATTACATCTTGAAAATCTTCAAGTCACAAAAATGCTACAAAAGGATTAACAGATCATTACAATCTGTAGAGCCTCCAATCAAGTCACCAGCTGAAAGGATCTCATCCtctgttttagtttaccaaTTTTCGGCTTGTGCAAGAACACTTAACAAAAAAGAAAGCATAAACCGTAAACCCTCTTAAATAGGGTCTTATATGTAAGGGCCTATCAACAGAGCCTAGGCCTTACATGTTAGGCCCTATTTAAGAGGGTTTGGGGTTTAGGCTTTTTTTAACTTCAGTTCTTGAAGTTAATTTCTCTCGTCTTGAGATGTACAGAAATGAGTAAGCCCCCGTAATTATCAATCTCGTTTTCTGATGCCATTTTAAAGTACAATAGCAAATACACAGCTGACTGGCCAGTGAAAACTTCATAAAATTGCTCCTATAACTCAAATGTATGGCCAGATTACTCTGAGCAGTATCGAAGGTAACAAAACCCAAGACCCATTAGACTTTTCCATCTCTTGATGAGTACAAAAAGCATTCTTGAACTCTCTGGATGCAGTTCTGTATATCAACAACACCTTTAAGTTTGGCTCTCCCACGAGACCGCAGATCCTATCCAGAGGAGGGTAAAAGGAAAATACAGTTTGCCAACATCCACGGTTCTAGAGTAGATAGACAACATATTTACCGTACTTCAGCGGTAAGGACTTGGCAGAGGTTAAATTAATAATGTACCCGCTTCTCACCTGTTTCCGTCACTGATCTCAAAACTCGTCAGTTACTGACTTGTACGCCAAATACGAAGAAACGGCAAGGTCTTGTTAAACATTACAGTAGCAACATGTATGCTTCATATCCATCAGATTGACACCTGAAAAAGTGTTCATACTATTCATCGAAGCTCATTGCGTCTGCTTAACCCGATTCATACCCAGTTAGCCCACAGCTGTCTTTCCAGTCCGAGTTTCTGAATAACTGACTTCATGCAATCAGCTCAGGAAAATCCTACAAATTGGAAGACTCAACTCGACTATAGGCTGCATGCTTTCTTACATTATTCTTTTCCATCATTGATCTCACGTCTGCTGCATCATCCCATTGTCCAACATCAGCATACATATTGTATAACAGTACATATGGAGCTGAGCTTTCAGGTTCGAGTCTCATTAATGCTTCAGCTGCAACACAGGCCAACTCTACATTGTTATGCACTCTACAAGCACCTAATAATGCTCCCCATACAGCCTTGTCTGGTTCAAATGGCATGCTATTGATCAAATCCATGGCCTCCGCAAGCTGCCCATTCCGACCGATGTTGTCCACAAGGGAGGCATAGTGTTCAACACTTGGCTCAATGCCAAATTCATTAATCATGGATTGAAATTGACTCCGGCCTTCTTCAACTAATCCTGCATGAGCACATGCATTCAACACTGCGATAAATGTTATATAAGTAGGCTGTACCTTTAACCTCTTCATCAAACTAAAAAGTTCCAAAGCCTCTGCAGCAAAACCATGAGATGCATAGCCTCCAATCATTGCATTCCAAGAGATCACATCTTTCTGCAGTTTCATTTCATCAAAAATTGTCTGTGCCTCTCTTATCGCACCACATCGCGAATACATTGTTATGAGGGAGTTGTTTATTGGCATATCTGCAATAACCGTCTTTGCCACCAGCTGATGAATCTGCATGCCAAGATTTAGATCCACCAACCCAGTACTCACACTGAGAACTGAAGACAAAGTGTGTCTATCAGGTTTCTCTCCTTTGAGTTGCATCCAAGAAAAGAGATTGACTGCTCCCACAAAGTCCTCATTTTTCTCATACCCTGCGATCATGGAGTTCCAAGTGACCAGGTTCTTTTGGGGCATCTTCTCAAAATAACCACGAGCCAGTTCTAAAGAACCGACTTGGGCATAGCCTAAGATCAATGAATTCCATGAAAGTGCATCAGGATTTGGCATTTTACTAAAGAGGCTAGAGGCCTCTTTCATATCTGACACATGAACATAGCCACTGATCATGGTATTCCACGAAAAGGTGTCTCGTTCTACCATTTGGTCAAAAAGCTCCCTGGCAGAAACAACATTTCCAGTTTTCACATAGCACATAATCATCGAATTCCATGACACAACATTTCTCTCAAATCTCCCATTGCCCTCCTTTCCCTTCTTGTGTGAAAACGGGATTTGATCAAAAAGCTTCCGCGCCTCTTCAACCCGTCCTCTCTGACCATAACCTGCAATCAACGTATTATAAGCATGCACCAAATCTTCTCTTCCATCATCCTTATTCCCACACTCGATGATTATCCTCGCAGCTTCATCCAGTTCGCCATTCTGAATAAGCCCCGAAACAAGCGCACTGAGCGAAGCCCCGTCTCGTTCTGGCATTCTCTCGAAGAACTCAATTGCGCGCACAACTTCACCATTCTGTAAAAACCCAGTAATCATTGCATTCCAAGAAACAACACTCCGCTCCGGCATTCTATTAAAAAGGTCTAACGCCTCAGCCATTCTCCCGTTCTTAGCATACCCACTAATAATTGTGTTCCAAGAAACGCAATCCCTTTCtggcatttcatcaaacaaaatCCTCCCCTCCTCAATGTACCTACTCCTGCGACAAGATATATACCCCGATATCATCAAATTCCAGGTTACAACGTCTCTCTCAGGCATTTCGTCGAACAGCTTGCGCGCCTTCGCCATCTCTCTTCGTTTTACGTACCCAGTAATCATTGAATTCCAAGTCACCACATTTCGTTGAGGCATTTGATCAAACACTTCCCTGGCTTGGGCTATGTGACCGGTTCGGATCAAATGGGAGATCCTTTTGTTCAATGCGAAGAAATTTTCGCCGTCTCGGGTCTGAGTGGAACTTCTGGGTTTCGATGTTGAGGCAAAACGAGAGGATACGGACGCAGGATTGGATATAGGGTTGGCGAGTGGACGAAGACGGAGACCTTTAGGCACAGTGATGAGTCGGAATACGACGCCGTTTGCATTGCCGAGAATCATCCTCCGAATGAGAGTCATTGAAGGACAGCGTCACTCGAAAGTTATAACTTAATTGCATGAAAGCATTTGGCGCGTACAATTAAGAAAGCAAATTTTTTAAACAAtgggaacatatatatacactcgGTTGCACTTAAATTTTGTTATAGCGAAACCGCTCTTGAGCAGCCTCCTCAAGGCTGTAAGTAGGGTGGTTGTGCAATTACATGTTATATCACACAAAAGGATGCAATTGCATTTTATGATCTCAAGTTTggattcaattgcaatctcattATTCATTTTCAAATATTAAAATGTCATACACAAACTTGTAATCTAATTATAAATTACAATATCAAACGTATGTTAGTCAAAATGTTAATTTGacttttaagtaattgtgtgCCAAGGGCATCACTATTTTGCTTGTCAAATTTGTGTCATTTGTACAAActcccaataaaaaaaaaggaaaactaatgaaaaggatttgaaaactttgagttttaatgataaggacaaaataaagggtaaagtgaataataccaggattgactttttagtgtaaaaatgtggtttttcgttaaagtgaacagtaccaggtgcttttcgttaaaattccctaaaaaaaaattctaatcgTTTATGTGTGCTTCCCATTTGCCCTTGACtttaaaattacaatttttaacaaaacaattttttttacaagaaaaTCGTCTGCACGCCTCCACACCCCCACACCCCTCCCCGACAACAACTCTACGCCATTCGCCATTAACACAGCACAGCAGGCACTGGGTAGCCACTGTGGCATGCTGAGCCCCAGCCTAATGGCAACATTGGGAGGCATTGGCAGCGGACAACTGTCGTTTTCAGTAGCATCGCCGTGGAAACACCACCAACCACGGCCGACGCCGCCATTAGCATCATCTGTCCAATGCGTACTTACCAAACAAGGCCAACGCTTTCTGACCAAGCTCGCAGCCAATGCCAGAGACCCCAAGTTCACaaacaaattgatttccaaattCCTATCAAGTTCCCCAAAGTCCATTGCTCTCAGCACTCTCTCCTATCTTCTCTCTCCCGACTCCACTCCCCCCCATCTCTCCTCCCTTGCCTTCCCTGTAAGctacacctctctctctctctctctctctctctctctctctctctaaactaaATCTTTTGCCATGTCTTAATTGGGTTCCCAACAAAATTCAATTATCCATTTGGGTGGTTTTATTTTCTCAGCATCCAAACAAGCAATTACTTTTCAGCTCAACAATTTCAGCTAAGtttttgaattgggtttatgcAGCTGTACTCAAAAATCACAGAAGAGTCTTGGTTTGAATGGAATCCCAAGTTGGTAGCATCCCTTGTTGCCCTGCTCGACAACCAAGGCCTATACAGCCAATCCGAAGCACTAATCTCCGAAACCATATCCAAATTAGGATCCAGAGAACGGGAGCTTGCTCTTTTTCATTGCCAGTTGCTTGAATCACACTCTAAGCTAAGTTCAAAGCATGGATTTGATAGTACCTACAGTTACCTCCATCAGCTTCTTCATAATTCTTCCTCTGTTTATGTTAAGCGCCGGGCTTTTGAATCAATGGTTGGTGGTTTATGCGCGATGGATCGACCACAGGAAGCAGACATTTTGATTGAGGAAATGATTGTTAAAGGACTCAAACCATCGGTTTTCGAGTTCAGGTCCGTAGTTTATGGGTATGGAAGATTAGGACTTTTTGAAGAAATGCTGAAAGTTGTGGAGAAAATGGAGGGCCAAGGGCTTGCTGTTGATACAATCCGTTCAAATATGGTTCTTTCGTCATATGGAGCTTATAGTGAGCTGGCTGCAATGGTCCTGTGGCTccgaaaaatgaaaattttgaggcTTCCTTTCTCTATTAGGACTTACAATTCGGTTTTGAATTCATGCCCTACGATCATGGCAATGCTGCAAGATCCGAAGGATGTTCCGTGTTCGATTGAACAACTCAATGGGGTTTTGAATGGTGATGAGGGCTTGGTGGTTAAAGAGTTGGTTGGATCAACGGTTTTGGAGGAGGTGATGGTGTGGGAGTCTTTGGAGGCTAAGTTGGATTTGCATGGTTTGCATTTGGGTTCGGCTTACTTGATAATGTTAGAGTGGTTTGAGGCAATGAGACACAGGTTTAACTGTGGGGAATGTGTGATCCCGGCGGAGGTTGTCATCGTTTGCGGGTTGGGGAAGCATAGCAGTGTTAGAGGGGAGTCGCCGGTTAAAGGTCTGGTTAAGGTGATGATGCATCGGATGGGAAGTCCGATGAGAATCGACAGGAAGAATGTTGGTTGTTTCATTGCCAAGGGGAGAGCTGTGAAGGACTGGCTATGCTCGAGTGGTTGATTGAGAAAGACCTGGGTGATAAACATGGCATTTTTTCACATTGCCCAGAATGCGCTTTTCGCGTTACGACTTCACCAAGGCTCGTTTCGTTTGGGATTGCTTTTGTGGAAAAcactttttacttgtaagtgctGGTGCTAAAAGTACTTTCATTAGAAACAAATCCAAGTAATTCCTAAAAAAGCGCTTCTAAGTGGTCCCTAAACGCTTTTCTCAAGTTGAAAATCCTAATCAAGCTTTTGATACAGAAATATTTACTCTAGAAATTACTGTCAATTACATGTTTGCatctacaaaaattggaaagcAAACTGGCTTTTCCAGCTTCATCCAGATATACCATCAGAAGAGCTTGATAGGGATACATGTATTAGTTGTCAAGTGAAGGTacatttataattgaacatGTTACAAGCATGAAGTATACAAACTATCGTCAACGTCGCCAAAACAACATCACATATATGCAGAGAATTCTGAATGCTCGTAGAATCCTAACCCCTCCTACACCACACAAACTAGCTATTGAGCAAGCAAGCCGTCAGCCGTCACAGCTAGGGGATGATACACAGAGCATCTATCTGTTAAGAGTGGAAATTTTGTACAAATGAGGCCTCTTTTGATGGATCTACTGAATCATAAAGCCACAATGCCACCCACACAATACTCTGTGTGTAATCTTTTGCTGTTGGCTAACTCCGGGGTTGTCAAGTTCAGCTGGGTTGTTCAGATTCCTCCAGTATCTGGCAGCAAGATAACATGACAACAGCATTTCTCATCACATAGCAACATCATAGCAGAATAGAAATCAAAACTCTAAAACAGAACCCGCGATCAATTACACTGCAAAACCAAGGCATCCACCAGATATACATATTTCCAAGATTTTTGTGGGTGACTGCTTCAGCTATTAATCTACAAGCCTGACCTTCTACGGCCAGTGGCAAAGATGGTGCCGCTCCGACACCAACAACTACTCCTTGCAACCTTGCCTCAATGTTACTGATTGGTCGCTGAAATGTTGATATAGAACACCATTAGTGATTGCTTCACAAACATGGATCACAAATGCAACTTCTGATCTTATATCCATATACAGGGAACTTTAGAAAAACAGACATCAAAACTTATCAATTCAGTTTAAACGTACAATGGAACAGCATCACTACCATAAAAAATTCCTTGCTCCCTCCCAACTCATTAATATATTTCCACATTCATCAGTTGgatttgggagcagcctctccataaatgggggtaaggctagc carries:
- the LOC103422104 gene encoding uncharacterized protein — protein: MEALISSASPTITSSASSFSVFSPRKSLPSRPFQLPLASKGNENESNPKSDSKEINRLPILSNRHLSLSPLSKDAAMGLVMGAATGRGWTTGSGMEGPPAPAGVQTESSTENVSTFPWSLFTKSPRRRMLVAFTCNICGQRTTRAINPHAYTDGTVFVQCCGCNAFHKLVDNLNLFHEMKCYVSPGFNYKGNGWESVNFKYLEMDDDDANDDIFPIQ
- the LOC103422105 gene encoding pentatricopeptide repeat-containing protein At1g62260, mitochondrial; this encodes MTLIRRMILGNANGVVFRLITVPKGLRLRPLANPISNPASVSSRFASTSKPRSSTQTRDGENFFALNKRISHLIRTGHIAQAREVFDQMPQRNVVTWNSMITGYVKRREMAKARKLFDEMPERDVVTWNLMISGYISCRRSRYIEEGRILFDEMPERDCVSWNTIISGYAKNGRMAEALDLFNRMPERSVVSWNAMITGFLQNGEVVRAIEFFERMPERDGASLSALVSGLIQNGELDEAARIIIECGNKDDGREDLVHAYNTLIAGYGQRGRVEEARKLFDQIPFSHKKGKEGNGRFERNVVSWNSMIMCYVKTGNVVSARELFDQMVERDTFSWNTMISGYVHVSDMKEASSLFSKMPNPDALSWNSLILGYAQVGSLELARGYFEKMPQKNLVTWNSMIAGYEKNEDFVGAVNLFSWMQLKGEKPDRHTLSSVLSVSTGLVDLNLGMQIHQLVAKTVIADMPINNSLITMYSRCGAIREAQTIFDEMKLQKDVISWNAMIGGYASHGFAAEALELFSLMKRLKVQPTYITFIAVLNACAHAGLVEEGRSQFQSMINEFGIEPSVEHYASLVDNIGRNGQLAEAMDLINSMPFEPDKAVWGALLGACRVHNNVELACVAAEALMRLEPESSAPYVLLYNMYADVGQWDDAADVRSMMEKNNVRKHAAYSRVESSNL
- the LOC103422102 gene encoding pentatricopeptide repeat-containing protein At2g17033, with the translated sequence MLSPSLMATLGGIGSGQLSFSVASPWKHHQPRPTPPLASSVQCVLTKQGQRFLTKLAANARDPKFTNKLISKFLSSSPKSIALSTLSYLLSPDSTPPHLSSLAFPLYSKITEESWFEWNPKLVASLVALLDNQGLYSQSEALISETISKLGSRERELALFHCQLLESHSKLSSKHGFDSTYSYLHQLLHNSSSVYVKRRAFESMVGGLCAMDRPQEADILIEEMIVKGLKPSVFEFRSVVYGYGRLGLFEEMLKVVEKMEGQGLAVDTIRSNMVLSSYGAYSELAAMVLWLRKMKILRLPFSIRTYNSVLNSCPTIMAMLQDPKDVPCSIEQLNGVLNGDEGLVVKELVGSTVLEEVMVWESLEAKLDLHGLHLGSAYLIMLEWFEAMRHRFNCGECVIPAEVVIVCGLGKHSSVRGESPVKGLVKVMMHRMGSPMRIDRKNVGCFIAKGRAVKDWLCSSG